The sequence attaaaataatgaagcTATGGTTCAACCACCTAGATCCGTCtagaatatatatgtatacacttatatatatatatatatatatatatatataagtaatttTATTACTAATTCTTATTTCGAACATGTGTAATATACCCATTAATTACCTTAAcctatttgaatttataaatatatgctGTTACACTCATTGATTATctgttataataataaaattgatgttataaagtaaatattataatattaaatagaccaaataataaaagattaaaaaataaagaaaatttcaCGTAGGCATATTGATCAATGTTCGGaccaatttataatttatatactcgTACATATCTAAAAtctaattttaaaaatgattttacAATATGTTCTCATCCCGAACTCGTATATTAATACTCGTTAATTGCCAAAATTCATTTACTCTCTCCATCCACGAAATGTTgtcataatttgtcattttagtATGTCCACAATAAACTATCcttatatatttttagtaataatttgtgggtccatttctccactcactaacatGCGAACCTCATTCTTCACTCACTATTCACTAACTTAATTACGCCttccgttccacgaatcttgagtcacttcttttcggcacaggaattaaggagttcaagattagtattttaaatgtgtaggtaataaagtagaaaaatgattagataagtgtgtaggtaataaagtagaaaagtgataaagtagaaaagtACACAATTAATTAAGATGAGTTTAATTGGAACTCCTTATTTTTTTCCCCCTAATTCTTACTATATAtagaaatgactcaagatttgtgggacaaccaaaaaatgaaattgtctcaagattcatgggacggagggactaacttttttcacttttcttcatttgtgggaccttttctccactcaataaataaacaatacaatttttaaaaaaactcgTGCTTCCCTTTTTTATGACAACATTTcagggacgaatggagtataatatatctatataactaaatttaaaatgttatataatTGCTTATTTGTGTCAATAAAATCCGATTATTAcataataaattcataataaataatactataattttGATATGTATACCGAATATTTTATCTCTAgtcaaaatgtgaaaaaaaagaaacacaaaaaatgagaatgaaatatttttatgaaGACATAAAAACTGTTAATAGAGTTGTATATGGTACTTTTAAGGAAGCTTGCTACGTAATGGGATTGTTGAATGATGATAGAGAATACATTGATGGTATAATTGAGGCAAGTTGTTGGGCATCTGGAAACTCTTTAAGAAAGTTGTTTGTCACATTGTTGTCATCAGATTCGTTAGGATGCGTAAGAGATGTTTAGAACACATGTTGGACATTCTTATCAGATGATATCTTATACAATCGAAGAGCTTTGCTGCATCATCCaggtaaaattaattatacattTTTATGTTATAGATATACATATTTATCAATtagaaatttaaattatgttatgaaaatttatttattttattcgcAGAACTACATTTAACTGAAGATCAAATTAAGTGTTATACACTTGTGGAAATTGAGAAATTATTAAGTAGTTTTGGTAGGACTTTACGAGAGTTTGAAGGTATCTCTTACCCAAGTTCAGAGTTCTTTGAATTTGATCAAAATAATTTGATCAATGATGAATTACGATATGATCGAAAGGCATTATCAGATGAACACAAAGTTTTGGTTACTAAGTTTACTAATGAGCAACATCGTGTTTATGACACTGTTATGAATGCGATAGAATCAAATTCTGGAggaatatttttcatatatggATACGGGGGTACTGGAAAAACTTTCATATGGAACACGCTGTCTGCAGCTCTTAGATCTAAaggtaaaattattttaaatgttgATTCAAGTGGTATTGCATCCTTGTTATTGCTTGGAGGAAGGACAGCTCATTCACGATTCAGAATTCCTATTAATGTTAATGAGGATAAGGATCTCCACTTGCAGAATTGATTGTTAGATCTAAGCTTATAATTTGGGATGAGGCACCGATGATGcacaagttttgttttgaaGCACTGGATCGAAGTCTACGAGATATAATGCGGTTTGTCAATCCGTCAAGTGCATCTACCCCTTTTGGAGGCAAGACAATTGTCTTTGGAGGTGATTTCAGACAGATATTGTCTGTTATTCCAAAAGGAAGTAGACAAGATATTGTTTTTGCAACAATAAATTCTTCATATCTTTGGCGATATTGTAAAGTTTTAcggttgaaaaaaaaaatatgaggcTTCAAAATATGGGTTCCAATGCTGAAGCTATGGAGTTGGAAAAGTTTTCTAAATGGATTGCGAGTATAGGCGATGGAACAATTGGAAGTGCAAATGATGGTCATGTCAACATTGATATTCCGACAGATTTGTTGATAAAATGGTCAGGAGATCCGATCGAACACATTGTTAATACCATTTACCCATCATATTGTGCTAATAATGTAGATATCAGTTATCTACAAGAAAGAGCAATACTCGCTCCAACTCTTAATGCTGTTGAATCTGTAAATCAGTATATGATTTCTTTGAACAAGACTGAAGGACAATTATACAGAAGCTCAGATTCAACTTCTAGATCAGATTCAGCAACTGATTTGGTGCAACAGGTTCATACTCCAAAATTCTTGAACAATATTAAATGTTCAGGGGTACCAAATCATGAATTATATTTGAAGCTGGGAACCCCAGTTATGTTGTTGAGAAACATCGACCATGCAAATGGATTGTGCAATGGCACGCGATTGATGATAACAAGACTTGGTCATCATGTTTTGGAAGCGCAAATTCTTACAGGAGATAATGCAGGTCAAAAAATTTTGATACCAAGAATGTCACTGACTCCAGCTGATCCGAGATTGCCTTTTAAGTTAGAGCGCCGACAATTCCCCCTAATTGTCTCTTATGCTATGACAATCAACAATAGTCAAGGCCAATCGCTTTCTCATGTTGGTTTATTCTTGTCAAAACCAGTTTTCACACATGGCCAATTGTATGTTGCAGTATCAAGAGTACGAAGTCGAGAAGGACTTAAAATTTTACTTTCTGAAGATGGTAGAAATGATGATACTGCTACTACAAACGttgtatttagggaagtttttcaaaatatgtaGTATTATGCGTATTTATTtggtatttaattataatttgatttgatttactTATATACGATgtcttatatttattttaaaatgttatttaGAAAAGTAAATTCTTACAAGAGATcatgcaagtaaaaaaaattaattccaaGAATGTCACTGACTCCAGTCGATCTGAGATTGCCTTTTAAGTTTGAGCGACGATAATTCCCTCTAATAGTCTCTTATGCTATGACGATCAATAATAGTCAAGGTCAATCGTTTTCTCATGTTAGTTTATTCTTGCTAAACCGAGTTTTCACACATGATCAATTATTTGTTGTAGTATCAAGAGtacgaaatcaacaagaccttaAAATTTTGCTTTCTAAAGATTATAGAAAGAATGATAATACTACCACAAATGTTGTATATAAGGAagtttttcaaattaaaatatataatattttgtgtatttttttgacatttaattataatttaatttgatgtcaTTTGATTTACTTACatacaatatattatatttatatttattttacgtAAAATGTTATTTTAAAATAACGCTCGCCGTGCAACGCACGGGTGGATGTACTAGTTCTTACTATATAtagaaatgactcaagattggTGGGacaaccaaaaaataaaattgactcaagattcgtgggacggatggagtagcttttttcacttttcttcatttgtgggaccttttctccactcaataaataaacaatacaatttttttaaaaacccgTGCTTCCCTCCTTTATGACAACATTTCAtgaacgaatggagtataatatatctatataactaaatttaaaatgttatataatTGCTTATTTGTGTCAATAAAATTCGAttattacataataataattcataataaataatactataattttGATATGTATACCGAATATTTTATCTCTAGTCAAAAtgcgaaaaggaaaaaaaaaaaagaaacacaaaaaatgagaatgaaatagagaagagagaaaaaaattccATCATTTatagaaaattttcattttgacATAGAGAATTATTGTTGTAAACATAgaaatgaaataatatattactcaaataaagaaaataaatgtaaaattgcagaaaaatgaaataaaactcTCTCATTAATCCACATAGACCATGGATTAAGAAGAGGGTAAGAATCCCAAagtgtattatatatataatgatgattaattattaaactataattgaaaattgataaattatata comes from Salvia miltiorrhiza cultivar Shanhuang (shh) chromosome 3, IMPLAD_Smil_shh, whole genome shotgun sequence and encodes:
- the LOC131018889 gene encoding uncharacterized protein LOC131018889, encoding MGSNAEAMELEKFSKWIASIGDGTIGSANDGHVNIDIPTDLLIKWSGDPIEHIVNTIYPSYCANNVDISYLQERAILAPTLNAVESVNQYMISLNKTEGQLYRSSDSTSRSDSATDLVQQVHTPKFLNNIKCSGVPNHELYLKLGTPVMLLRNIDHANGLCNGTRLMITRLGHHVLEAQILTGDNAGQKILIPRMSLTPADPRLPFKLERRQFPLIVSYAMTINNSQGQSLSHVGLFLSKPVFTHGQLYVAVSRVRSREGLKILLSEDGRNDDTATTNVVFREVFQNM